A window from Neobacillus sp. PS3-40 encodes these proteins:
- a CDS encoding NETI motif-containing protein: protein MNNGRKKITFEVQENETIDACLDRMKKQGYTPVRRVEKPIFREVMNGKEKSYEPVSRQIIFEAIASE, encoded by the coding sequence ATGAATAATGGAAGAAAGAAAATAACCTTTGAAGTTCAGGAAAATGAAACGATCGATGCGTGTTTAGATCGGATGAAGAAACAGGGGTATACCCCTGTTCGCCGTGTAGAAAAGCCCATTTTCCGAGAAGTTATGAATGGGAAAGAAAAATCATATGAACCTGTTAGTAGACAAATTATTTTTGAAGCAATTGCTTCTGAATAA
- the purE gene encoding 5-(carboxyamino)imidazole ribonucleotide mutase: MTVKISVIMGSKSDWETMKYACEILDQLEVPYEKKVVSAHRTPDLMFEHAESARKRGIKVIIAGAGGAAHLPGMVAAKTTIPVIGVPIQSKALNGLDSLLSIVQMPAGVPVATVAIGVAGATNAGLLAAQILSITELELVEKLEKRRNEAKIAAIESSDELV; the protein is encoded by the coding sequence ATGACTGTAAAGATTTCTGTCATCATGGGAAGTAAATCTGATTGGGAAACGATGAAATATGCATGTGAAATTCTTGATCAATTAGAAGTCCCTTATGAAAAAAAAGTAGTTTCTGCACATCGCACTCCTGATCTAATGTTTGAACATGCGGAATCTGCGAGAAAAAGAGGAATAAAAGTTATCATCGCTGGAGCGGGTGGGGCTGCCCATTTACCAGGTATGGTAGCTGCAAAAACCACTATTCCGGTCATCGGAGTTCCTATACAATCGAAAGCATTGAATGGACTTGATTCATTGCTTTCGATTGTACAAATGCCTGCGGGTGTTCCAGTTGCAACCGTGGCAATCGGAGTCGCAGGTGCTACAAATGCAGGCCTGTTAGCGGCACAAATTTTATCGATAACCGAACTAGAGTTGGTAGAAAAACTTGAAAAACGGAGAAATGAAGCAAAAATTGCCGCGATAGAAAGTAGTGATGAACTTGTCTAA
- the purK gene encoding 5-(carboxyamino)imidazole ribonucleotide synthase, translated as MNLSNTVILPGQTIGIIGGGQLGRMMALAAKPMGYRVAVLDPDIDSPCGQVADHRIIGSYNDLDAIKNLAKVSDVITYEFENIDSSALEWLCDHANVPQGTALLEISQDRIKEKKAIQKAGAEVAPFAIITKIDEIYDNMERLGFPAVLKTSRGGYDGKGQQVIRNEQDLVKATELLHQGPCVLEKWVSFKKEISIILTRNTNGETSVFPVAENIHIDNILHQTIVPARISNSVEEKAIQYAKQLAESFQLVGTLAVEMFLTDKDEIYINELAPRPHNSGHYTIEACETSQFEQHIRAVCHLPFGNTALLKPAVMVNILGEHQSKILEMWSKLSDWKVHFYGKKEPKQKRKMGHVTILHDSTDAAMEEAINSRVWESDIEKLTLGEKR; from the coding sequence ATGAACTTGTCTAATACGGTTATTCTTCCAGGACAAACAATCGGTATTATAGGTGGAGGCCAATTAGGAAGAATGATGGCACTCGCTGCTAAACCAATGGGTTATAGGGTTGCTGTTCTTGATCCTGATATAGACTCACCATGCGGGCAGGTAGCAGACCATAGGATTATTGGATCCTATAATGACCTGGACGCCATAAAGAATCTAGCCAAAGTAAGTGACGTTATCACATATGAATTTGAAAATATCGATTCAAGTGCATTAGAATGGCTCTGTGATCATGCTAATGTGCCGCAGGGAACAGCATTACTTGAAATTTCACAAGACCGTATCAAGGAAAAAAAGGCGATCCAGAAGGCTGGGGCGGAGGTTGCTCCATTTGCCATAATTACAAAGATTGATGAAATTTATGATAATATGGAGAGGCTTGGCTTTCCGGCTGTGTTAAAGACTTCCCGCGGCGGGTACGATGGAAAAGGGCAACAAGTTATACGAAATGAGCAAGACCTAGTAAAAGCAACGGAGCTACTTCATCAAGGTCCATGTGTCCTAGAAAAATGGGTTTCATTTAAAAAGGAAATTTCCATTATTTTAACGAGAAATACTAACGGTGAGACATCCGTTTTTCCTGTTGCGGAAAATATTCATATTGATAATATTCTTCACCAAACCATTGTACCTGCAAGAATTAGTAACAGTGTAGAAGAAAAGGCGATTCAGTACGCAAAACAGCTTGCAGAATCTTTTCAACTTGTTGGAACACTTGCGGTTGAAATGTTTTTGACAGATAAAGATGAGATTTATATTAATGAGCTTGCTCCAAGACCGCATAATTCAGGTCATTATACGATTGAAGCTTGTGAAACTTCACAATTTGAACAGCATATCAGGGCTGTTTGTCATTTACCGTTTGGCAATACTGCACTATTAAAACCAGCGGTAATGGTTAATATATTAGGAGAACATCAATCGAAAATTTTAGAAATGTGGTCAAAATTATCGGATTGGAAAGTCCATTTTTATGGAAAAAAAGAACCTAAGCAAAAAAGGAAGATGGGGCATGTGACCATTCTTCATGATTCAACCGATGCCGCAATGGAAGAAGCAATAAACAGTCGTGTCTGGGAAAGCGATATAGAAAAACTAACTTTGGGGGAAAAAAGATGA
- the purB gene encoding adenylosuccinate lyase, translating to MIDRYTRPEMGAIWTEENRFKAWLEVEILACEAWSLLGDIPKEDVQKIRENASFDTARIKEIEEETRHDVVAFTRAVSETLGEERKWVHYGLTSTDVVDTALSYVLKQANQILLKDIENFIEILKNKAKEHKLTVMMGRTHGVHAEPTTFGLKLALWYEEMKRNLERFKQAATGIEFGKISGAVGTYANIDPSVEKYVCENLGLQSAPISTQTLQRDRHAHYLSTLALIATSIEKFAVEVRGLQKSETREVEEFFAKGQKGSSAMPHKRNPIGSENMTGIARVIRGYMLTAYENVPLWHERDISHSSAERIILPDATIGLNYMLNRFGNIIKNLTVYPENMKRNMDRTLGLIYSQRVLLALIDKGLSREEAYDTVQPRAMEAWENQVSFRSLVEANEKISSLLSSEEIEDCFDYNYHLQHVDTIFDRLGL from the coding sequence ATGATTGATCGTTATACCCGCCCAGAAATGGGAGCAATTTGGACAGAAGAAAATCGTTTTAAAGCGTGGCTTGAAGTAGAAATTCTTGCCTGTGAGGCATGGTCTTTACTAGGAGATATTCCAAAAGAGGATGTCCAAAAGATCCGTGAAAATGCATCCTTCGATACTGCTAGAATTAAGGAAATTGAAGAGGAAACAAGACATGATGTTGTTGCATTTACTCGTGCTGTTTCTGAAACATTAGGGGAAGAAAGAAAGTGGGTTCACTACGGATTAACTTCAACCGATGTCGTAGACACTGCCCTTTCTTACGTATTAAAGCAGGCCAATCAAATTCTATTAAAAGACATTGAGAATTTTATTGAAATTTTAAAGAATAAGGCGAAGGAACATAAATTAACAGTTATGATGGGTCGGACTCATGGAGTACATGCGGAGCCAACCACATTTGGATTAAAGCTAGCTCTTTGGTATGAGGAAATGAAACGAAACCTTGAGCGTTTTAAACAGGCAGCTACTGGTATCGAATTTGGAAAAATATCTGGGGCAGTTGGTACGTATGCGAATATTGATCCTTCTGTAGAAAAGTATGTTTGTGAAAATCTTGGTCTTCAAAGTGCACCGATTTCAACCCAGACCTTGCAGCGTGATCGTCATGCCCATTATCTATCAACATTAGCTTTAATTGCGACATCGATTGAAAAATTTGCTGTTGAAGTTCGTGGATTGCAAAAAAGTGAAACAAGAGAAGTGGAAGAGTTTTTTGCAAAAGGGCAAAAAGGATCTTCAGCAATGCCACATAAACGGAATCCAATTGGTTCAGAAAATATGACCGGGATTGCACGAGTTATTCGTGGTTACATGCTTACAGCGTATGAAAATGTTCCACTTTGGCATGAACGCGATATATCTCATTCATCTGCTGAACGGATCATTTTACCGGATGCTACGATTGGATTAAATTATATGCTAAATCGCTTTGGTAATATTATCAAAAACTTGACTGTCTATCCGGAAAATATGAAGAGAAATATGGATCGGACTCTTGGGTTGATTTATTCACAACGTGTTCTTCTCGCTCTTATTGATAAAGGACTTTCAAGGGAAGAAGCATATGATACGGTTCAGCCAAGAGCGATGGAAGCATGGGAAAACCAAGTTTCATTTCGTAGCTTAGTCGAAGCAAATGAAAAGATTTCATCGTTGCTTTCTTCAGAAGAAATTGAAGATTGCTTTGATTACAACTACCATCTCCAGCATGTTGATACTATTTTTGATCGTTTAGGGTTATAA
- the purC gene encoding phosphoribosylaminoimidazolesuccinocarboxamide synthase, producing the protein MKELLYEGKAKRIFKTDDENTVLVEYKDSATAFNGVKKAEITGKGRLNNEITSLLFLKLKEQGIESHFIEQISDTEQLVKKVTIISLETVVRNVAAGSFSKRLGIEEGNELSAPIIEFYLKNDELGDPLLTIDHILELKLASLAEIAVLKEKALEVNAVLSSFFDELGIRLIDFKVEFGKDNKGNILLADEISPDTCRLWDKKTNEKLDKDVFRRDLGSLTDAYETILAKIGGHKHV; encoded by the coding sequence ATGAAAGAACTTCTGTACGAAGGCAAGGCGAAAAGAATTTTCAAAACGGATGATGAAAATACGGTTTTGGTTGAGTATAAGGATTCTGCAACTGCTTTTAACGGAGTAAAGAAGGCTGAAATTACAGGCAAGGGTCGTTTAAATAACGAAATTACTAGTTTGTTGTTTTTAAAATTAAAAGAGCAGGGGATTGAGTCACATTTTATTGAGCAAATTTCGGATACGGAACAGCTTGTAAAAAAAGTAACGATTATTTCGCTTGAAACAGTCGTTCGCAATGTGGCAGCTGGGAGCTTTTCAAAAAGGTTGGGAATTGAAGAAGGAAACGAATTATCAGCACCAATCATTGAGTTTTACCTAAAAAATGATGAGTTGGGAGATCCACTCTTAACGATTGATCATATTCTTGAACTAAAACTTGCTTCACTTGCTGAAATAGCAGTTCTAAAAGAAAAGGCACTAGAAGTAAATGCAGTTTTATCGAGCTTTTTTGATGAACTCGGTATCCGCCTCATAGACTTTAAAGTTGAGTTTGGCAAAGACAATAAAGGCAACATTCTCCTTGCAGATGAGATATCACCTGATACATGCAGGCTCTGGGATAAAAAGACGAATGAAAAGCTCGATAAGGATGTATTTCGCCGTGATCTAGGAAGTTTAACAGATGCATATGAAACAATTTTAGCGAAAATTGGAGGACACAAGCATGTATAA
- the purS gene encoding phosphoribosylformylglycinamidine synthase subunit PurS translates to MYKVKVYVTLRESVLDPQGTAVKNSLHSLNYREVADVRIGKYMELSIEKSERNIDEVINEICSRLLANTVIEDYRYDVEECVPQ, encoded by the coding sequence ATGTATAAAGTTAAGGTTTATGTAACGTTAAGAGAAAGTGTTTTGGATCCCCAAGGAACAGCTGTGAAAAATTCATTACATTCCTTAAATTATCGTGAAGTTGCGGATGTGCGAATCGGTAAGTATATGGAATTATCCATTGAGAAATCTGAACGCAATATAGATGAAGTGATTAATGAGATTTGTAGCCGTTTATTAGCAAATACCGTTATTGAAGATTACCGTTACGATGTAGAGGAGTGTGTTCCTCAGTGA
- the purQ gene encoding phosphoribosylformylglycinamidine synthase subunit PurQ, translated as MKFAVIVFPGSNCDVDMYHAIKDELGEQVEYVWHDTESLDEFDGILLPGGFSYGDYLRSGAIARFSNVMKEVVKAAEAGKPILGVCNGFQILLEAGLLPGAMRRNESLSFICKPVELKVENNRTMFTSELSQDQTIMIPIAHGEGNYYCDQETLARLTANNQIVFTYHGKNPNGSLANIAGIVNEKGNVLGMMPHPERAVDDLLGGSDGLKMFQSIVKNWSEAYVKA; from the coding sequence GTGAAGTTTGCTGTGATCGTCTTTCCAGGATCCAATTGCGATGTAGATATGTACCACGCCATTAAAGACGAACTTGGTGAACAGGTTGAATATGTATGGCATGACACGGAGAGTTTGGATGAGTTTGATGGGATTTTGCTTCCAGGTGGGTTTTCATATGGTGATTACTTGCGCTCCGGAGCAATCGCACGTTTCAGTAATGTCATGAAAGAAGTGGTGAAAGCAGCAGAAGCAGGTAAACCTATTCTTGGCGTTTGCAATGGATTTCAAATTTTACTAGAAGCAGGATTATTACCAGGTGCAATGAGAAGGAACGAAAGCCTATCCTTTATTTGCAAGCCAGTGGAATTAAAGGTAGAAAACAACAGAACAATGTTTACTAGCGAGTTGAGTCAAGACCAAACCATTATGATTCCGATTGCTCATGGGGAAGGTAATTATTATTGTGATCAAGAAACGTTAGCCAGATTAACAGCGAATAACCAAATCGTTTTTACCTACCATGGAAAAAATCCAAATGGAAGTCTCGCTAATATCGCCGGTATTGTTAATGAGAAAGGGAACGTCCTAGGGATGATGCCTCACCCTGAACGAGCAGTGGATGATCTTTTAGGCGGTTCGGATGGCCTTAAGATGTTTCAATCAATTGTAAAGAACTGGAGTGAAGCATATGTTAAAGCTTGA
- the purL gene encoding phosphoribosylformylglycinamidine synthase subunit PurL — translation MLKLEPSPEQIKAEKVYRQMGFSDAEFTMVENILGRTPNYTETGLFSVMWSEHCSYKTSKPVLKRFPTTGERVLQGPGEGAGVVDIGDKQAVVFKIESHNHPSAIEPYQGAATGVGGIIRDVFSMGARPIAMLNSLRFGELTSPRVQYLFKEVVAGIAGYGNCIGIPTVGGEVQFDSSYEGNPLVNAMCVGLIDHKDIKKGQAHGAGNTVMYVGAKTGRDGIHGATFASEELTEQSDEKRPAVQVGDPFMEKLLLEACLELIHYESLVGIQDMGAAGLISSSAEMASKAGMGIEMNLDLVPQRETGMTAYEMMLSESQERMLIVVQKGKEQEIVDLFAKYGLEAVSIGKVTDDKMLRLYHNGEIVADVPADALAEDAPVYNMPSKEPSYFQEFQAMENTIPQVDDYKDVLLKLLSQPTIASKEWVYQQYDYMVRTNTVVSPGSDAAVVRIRGTRKALAMTTDCNSRYVYLDPEMGGKIAVAEAARNIVCSGAEPLAITDNLNFGNPEKPEVFWQIEKAADGISAACRALNTPVIGGNVSLYNETSGTAIYPTPVIGMVGLVTDIDHITTQHFKNSGDLIYLVGETMDEFGGSELQKLLNGQIFGKAPELEIEIEKERQAQVLEAIRAGFVQSAHDLSEGGLAVAIAESLFGADHLGAELEVEGNLVSALFSETQSRFLISVKKEHQTAFEKIIDAKLIGEVNNSATLQILSKDKLVLEASVAKLKDAWKGAITCLLK, via the coding sequence ATGTTAAAGCTTGAGCCAAGTCCGGAACAAATCAAAGCAGAAAAGGTATATCGACAAATGGGTTTTTCTGATGCGGAATTTACAATGGTTGAAAATATTCTGGGGCGTACCCCTAATTATACTGAAACAGGCCTTTTCTCCGTTATGTGGTCAGAGCATTGTAGTTATAAAACCTCGAAGCCTGTCCTAAAAAGATTCCCAACGACAGGGGAACGGGTCCTTCAAGGTCCTGGAGAAGGAGCCGGAGTAGTTGATATCGGCGATAAACAGGCTGTTGTATTTAAAATTGAAAGCCATAATCACCCGTCAGCGATTGAGCCATATCAAGGTGCGGCAACAGGTGTGGGTGGAATCATCCGCGATGTTTTTTCAATGGGAGCAAGACCAATTGCGATGTTGAATTCACTCCGTTTTGGAGAACTTACCTCGCCACGTGTTCAGTATTTATTTAAAGAGGTTGTAGCTGGAATAGCGGGTTATGGAAACTGTATTGGTATTCCGACGGTTGGGGGAGAAGTTCAATTCGATTCATCTTATGAAGGAAATCCGTTAGTAAATGCAATGTGTGTGGGCTTAATTGATCATAAAGATATCAAAAAAGGCCAGGCACATGGAGCAGGTAATACCGTTATGTATGTAGGGGCAAAAACAGGACGTGATGGAATTCATGGTGCTACTTTTGCGTCAGAAGAATTGACTGAACAATCGGATGAAAAGCGTCCAGCTGTTCAGGTAGGCGATCCATTTATGGAGAAACTGCTACTAGAAGCCTGTTTGGAACTGATTCATTATGAATCACTTGTTGGAATCCAAGATATGGGTGCAGCAGGTTTGATCAGTTCATCAGCAGAAATGGCAAGTAAAGCAGGAATGGGTATTGAGATGAATTTAGATCTTGTTCCGCAACGGGAAACGGGAATGACTGCATATGAAATGATGCTGTCTGAGTCACAGGAACGAATGCTGATCGTTGTGCAAAAAGGAAAAGAACAAGAAATCGTGGACCTTTTTGCAAAGTATGGTTTAGAAGCAGTCTCGATTGGTAAGGTAACCGATGATAAAATGCTTCGTTTGTATCATAATGGGGAAATCGTTGCAGATGTGCCAGCGGATGCATTAGCAGAAGATGCCCCTGTTTACAATATGCCATCAAAAGAACCAAGCTATTTTCAAGAATTCCAGGCGATGGAGAATACAATTCCTCAAGTAGATGATTATAAAGATGTACTTTTAAAACTTTTAAGTCAGCCGACAATTGCTAGTAAGGAATGGGTTTATCAACAATACGATTACATGGTTCGTACAAACACAGTTGTTTCACCTGGATCCGATGCAGCCGTTGTCCGGATTCGTGGCACTCGTAAAGCATTAGCGATGACAACTGATTGTAACTCTCGTTATGTTTATTTGGACCCTGAAATGGGTGGGAAAATCGCAGTAGCTGAAGCAGCCCGGAATATTGTTTGTTCAGGAGCGGAGCCGTTAGCGATTACCGATAACTTAAACTTCGGAAATCCAGAAAAGCCAGAAGTCTTCTGGCAAATTGAAAAAGCGGCTGATGGGATTAGTGCTGCTTGCCGTGCTTTAAATACACCTGTTATTGGTGGAAACGTATCTCTATACAATGAAACAAGTGGAACAGCTATTTATCCAACACCAGTAATTGGCATGGTTGGATTAGTAACAGATATTGACCATATTACTACCCAACATTTTAAAAATAGCGGAGATCTAATCTATCTTGTGGGGGAAACAATGGATGAATTCGGCGGAAGTGAACTACAAAAACTTCTTAACGGACAGATTTTCGGTAAAGCCCCAGAATTAGAGATTGAAATCGAGAAAGAAAGACAGGCACAAGTCTTAGAGGCGATCCGTGCTGGATTTGTTCAATCCGCACATGATCTTTCTGAAGGTGGTTTAGCAGTAGCAATTGCAGAAAGCCTTTTTGGAGCTGATCACCTCGGTGCAGAGTTGGAAGTTGAAGGAAATTTGGTATCTGCATTATTCAGTGAAACGCAATCTCGTTTCCTCATCTCTGTGAAAAAGGAACATCAAACTGCGTTTGAAAAAATAATTGATGCAAAACTCATCGGGGAAGTAAACAATTCTGCTACATTACAAATTTTAAGCAAAGACAAACTTGTACTCGAAGCATCTGTTGCCAAATTAAAGGATGCATGGAAAGGGGCTATCACATGCTTGCTGAAATAA
- the purF gene encoding amidophosphoribosyltransferase → MLAEIKGLNEECGVFGIWNHPDAAQITYYGLHALQHRGQEGTGIVVSDGEALKVVKGEGLVTEVFTSNVMQELKGTSAIGHVRYSTAGGGGYENVQPLLFHSQTSSLALAHNGNIVNVHQLKYQLEAQGSIFQTSSDTEVLAHLMKRSGFPLLKDQVKNALSILKGAYAYLIMTEKELLIALDPDGIKPLSIGRLGEAYVVASETCAFDVIGAEFIRDVRPGELIILNEFGFTSEQFAISSKTAIDMMEFIYFSRPDSNIHGINVHTARKNLGKRLAMEAQIDADLVTGVPDSSISAAHGYAEASGIPYEMGLIKNRYVGRTFIQPSQSLREQGVKMKLSPVRGVVEGKRVIMVDDSIVRGTTSKRIVQMLKDAGAVEVHVVIGSPPIKYPSYYGIDISTTEELIAANNSIEEMRELIGADSLTFLSVDGMIDAVGRHEEGGTAGYNLCCFTGDYPTEIYPDLLANSNRK, encoded by the coding sequence ATGCTTGCTGAAATAAAGGGATTAAATGAAGAATGTGGGGTTTTCGGTATTTGGAACCACCCAGATGCTGCTCAAATTACCTATTATGGACTTCATGCACTCCAACACCGTGGACAGGAAGGAACAGGTATCGTTGTTTCGGACGGAGAAGCTCTTAAAGTAGTAAAAGGCGAAGGTCTTGTAACAGAAGTTTTCACATCAAATGTTATGCAAGAATTGAAAGGGACATCTGCGATTGGGCATGTTCGCTATTCAACAGCAGGTGGTGGTGGGTATGAAAATGTCCAGCCTCTACTGTTTCATTCACAAACAAGCAGTCTGGCGCTTGCTCATAATGGAAATATCGTCAATGTCCATCAGTTAAAATATCAACTTGAAGCACAGGGAAGTATTTTCCAAACAAGCTCAGATACAGAAGTTTTAGCCCATTTGATGAAAAGAAGTGGGTTTCCCCTTTTAAAAGATCAAGTGAAAAATGCTCTTTCAATTCTAAAAGGGGCATATGCTTACCTCATCATGACGGAAAAAGAGCTACTGATTGCACTTGATCCTGATGGCATAAAGCCGCTATCAATAGGACGTCTTGGCGAAGCATATGTTGTTGCTTCGGAAACATGTGCCTTTGATGTTATTGGAGCTGAATTTATTCGAGATGTTAGACCTGGAGAATTAATTATTTTGAATGAATTTGGGTTTACATCAGAGCAATTTGCCATTAGTTCAAAGACTGCAATCGATATGATGGAATTTATTTATTTTTCAAGGCCTGATAGTAACATTCATGGAATTAACGTCCACACCGCTCGGAAGAACCTAGGGAAAAGGCTTGCGATGGAGGCACAAATTGATGCTGATTTAGTAACAGGGGTTCCTGATTCAAGTATCTCGGCTGCACATGGCTATGCAGAGGCATCTGGGATTCCATATGAGATGGGATTAATTAAGAACCGCTATGTTGGCAGAACATTTATCCAGCCTTCCCAGTCATTAAGGGAACAGGGTGTAAAAATGAAGCTTTCCCCGGTTCGAGGAGTCGTTGAGGGAAAACGAGTGATTATGGTGGATGATTCGATTGTTCGGGGAACAACAAGCAAGCGAATTGTTCAGATGCTAAAAGATGCGGGCGCTGTAGAGGTACATGTGGTCATTGGTTCACCACCTATAAAATATCCGAGTTATTATGGAATTGATATATCCACAACAGAAGAATTAATTGCAGCTAATAATTCGATTGAAGAAATGAGAGAACTTATTGGTGCAGATTCACTAACGTTTTTAAGTGTAGATGGAATGATTGATGCCGTTGGCAGGCATGAAGAGGGCGGAACTGCTGGTTATAATCTCTGCTGTTTTACAGGAGATTATCCAACAGAAATCTATCCTGATTTACTTGCAAATTCGAATCGAAAATAG
- the purM gene encoding phosphoribosylformylglycinamidine cyclo-ligase, whose product MSNAYKQAGVNIEAGYEAVSRMKKHVQKTSRAGVIGGLGGFGGMFDLSILNLKEPVLVSGTDGVGTKLVVAFMMDQHDTIGIDAVAMCVNDIVVQGAEPIYLLDYIACGEANPERIEAIVKGIAAGCEQAGCALIGGETAEMPGLYDPSEYDLAGFAVGACEKADLITGENIQPGDVLIGLASSGIHSNGYSLVRKVLLKEWSIKDYIEELGCTLGEELLRPTKIYVKPILSALKKFKLKGMAHITGGGFIENIPRMLPNQLGAELFEENWNIPSIFKLISSRGEIDHKEMYNIFNMGVGMVIAADKQDAKGILEHFRQCGETAYEIGVVTEQEGIQINYCGGSK is encoded by the coding sequence ATGTCAAACGCATATAAGCAAGCCGGAGTTAATATCGAAGCCGGATATGAAGCCGTATCTAGAATGAAAAAGCATGTCCAAAAAACATCTCGTGCTGGCGTGATAGGCGGATTGGGCGGATTTGGAGGCATGTTCGATCTCTCTATCTTAAATTTAAAAGAGCCTGTACTTGTTTCGGGTACAGACGGAGTCGGCACAAAACTAGTGGTCGCATTTATGATGGATCAACATGACACGATTGGAATTGATGCAGTTGCCATGTGTGTCAATGATATCGTTGTCCAAGGGGCAGAGCCTATTTACTTGCTCGATTACATTGCGTGTGGAGAAGCAAACCCTGAACGAATCGAAGCAATTGTCAAGGGAATAGCTGCTGGCTGTGAGCAGGCTGGCTGTGCGTTAATCGGTGGTGAAACAGCTGAAATGCCAGGATTGTACGATCCAAGTGAGTATGATCTCGCAGGATTTGCAGTAGGTGCGTGTGAAAAGGCAGATCTGATCACAGGTGAGAATATTCAGCCAGGAGATGTCCTGATTGGGTTAGCCTCAAGCGGAATCCACAGCAATGGCTATTCACTTGTTAGAAAAGTACTTTTAAAAGAATGGTCTATAAAAGATTATATTGAAGAATTAGGTTGTACACTTGGGGAAGAACTACTTCGCCCGACAAAAATTTATGTGAAGCCAATTTTATCAGCATTAAAAAAATTCAAGTTAAAAGGGATGGCACACATTACTGGCGGCGGATTTATCGAAAATATTCCGCGTATGCTACCAAATCAACTTGGAGCAGAGCTTTTTGAAGAAAACTGGAATATTCCTTCTATATTTAAGCTCATTTCTTCACGTGGTGAGATTGACCATAAAGAAATGTATAATATTTTTAATATGGGTGTAGGAATGGTAATTGCAGCGGATAAGCAAGATGCTAAAGGCATTCTTGAGCATTTTAGGCAATGCGGGGAAACAGCCTATGAAATTGGAGTTGTGACGGAGCAGGAAGGGATTCAAATTAACTACTGTGGAGGAAGTAAATGA
- the purN gene encoding phosphoribosylglycinamide formyltransferase, producing MKNIAVFASGSGSNFQAIIDVIQAGELDANISILVCDKPNAYAIKRARVAGIPSFIFNPKDYTSKEDYEKDIATELKSKGVEFVVLAGYMRLIGDTLLEEYEGRIVNIHPSLLPDFPGKDAIGQALDAKVKVSGVTIHFVDKGMDTGPIIVQERVRLDQFETRESLQGKIHSIEHKLYPSTLQMLLTQGGEIYGKKARTN from the coding sequence ATGAAAAATATCGCAGTGTTTGCATCAGGGAGCGGAAGCAACTTTCAAGCGATCATTGATGTGATTCAAGCTGGAGAACTTGATGCAAATATTTCTATCCTCGTTTGTGATAAACCTAATGCTTATGCGATTAAGCGTGCAAGAGTTGCAGGGATTCCAAGCTTTATTTTTAACCCAAAGGATTATACTAGCAAGGAAGATTATGAAAAAGACATAGCAACTGAGCTTAAATCCAAGGGTGTTGAATTTGTGGTGCTTGCAGGGTACATGAGGCTAATCGGTGACACATTATTAGAAGAATATGAGGGGCGAATCGTCAATATTCATCCTTCATTACTCCCGGATTTTCCAGGTAAAGATGCAATTGGTCAAGCCCTCGACGCGAAAGTAAAAGTGAGTGGTGTGACCATTCATTTTGTCGATAAAGGAATGGACACAGGTCCGATTATTGTCCAAGAGCGCGTTAGATTGGATCAATTTGAAACAAGAGAAAGTTTACAAGGGAAGATCCATTCGATTGAACACAAGCTTTATCCATCAACTTTGCAAATGCTGTTAACACAAGGAGGAGAAATCTATGGAAAAAAAGCGCGCACTAATTAG